In Quercus robur chromosome 11, dhQueRobu3.1, whole genome shotgun sequence, the following proteins share a genomic window:
- the LOC126705358 gene encoding uncharacterized protein LOC126705358: MADSEAKPKETHTMNKKKKNKRKLSSLEEGAERPTKTHRVEQFDKHCEQIEVEQLAEELGQRELEEESPWRNLRLILSIQNKQLELHKKVELAFHFVKMRVTEEGNSADQDYETVKLSRLIVFLNDWVQSLLIPSEKKLKGVVQKPEGEVIETWLDSRCWEIFKFCLEESLRLQVSLNFSRNLLRSIFVIAKNAVSLVNNTLLSSQESYFIGEGFKLHSIVLDCISLVFSSHGGLSNENLDLWMSTVDAVLELVHKVYVKNLDSGNMGVFAMRFSCLVLEPFAMFLRVHPTRKTGFHDFIDKLLEPLMHLLSVLHLQSGGSNSHWTENLLKLVEEVLFNGLFHPIHIDGFLSLCGTEKYATTIDGESKNSKTVIKSYHRHLFDKLERTLTEKKVLAMGGIGELFRLLVHRVKKLKGVSVLSADTKMIGKGGASRNLEDNSLGHTSKLYSGSSNVHLDKSYSSSGFNADTRKSLFDFFVQIMEPLLLNINTYLQAKPEVRPELLEVHGTLKSINNLLASFMDEKVYLRTEDNSEGACFNFLKKVYDTVISFSTNLLWLSKYDLENQKHIGTLTLLANEVFVAVGYLLEIEYEIIGNDLVSLWLMMFSYSTIGLSLVDVLDQSSLSSKIEAFGCQLINLYSQLRQVNNTIFALCKAVRLVISHDDGGEINYTRFMAALPSEAYAKSVGNLLSSQDFKFAVCNAIKSIPEGQASGCIRQLTEDISESLEWMKVNCSVAEGNEIGNLEVSSLKCFDQQAELLGRGLSELYTLVLDSVTVTIGNSNLLGVSVKDLMTLLCPCMNSLVGVQPLTVNKFLCSVTGRNFDAGNKDDLLKFGFSSYWVFVFFFRLYMFCRSLYRQAISLMPPDLSRRMLEVMGDSSTAYSGKDWMERTDWDDGGYFSWIHQPSTSLLVVIQSVSNIYLQDSSEDCCPLIYVLNAMALQRLVDLNRQINSLEYLLQSNDNLVQKMLLDDASLSLYRKRSRKWARCISVLRQEVAGLTDYMMGHLLLVAEGQQSISSDDATRVDTSAQALLETEEWDFSICSMNKKSLPTAIWWILCQNIDIWCSHTAKKKLKLFLSLLIHTFIPSSTSSFVRIGKQHINEPSQLKKVTMHQISSELLSDSILYEQKFVRRYLASRFCRVLEKSVLPLFKDFPSGNVELKSSPHWPEVLGALEKSSVKVSGSELVTCDCFSDSKSIAHSSEKLRTEICTEQKALPFTGFNFTSCHSLLNLLCWMPKGYLNSRSFSVYATYILNLERVVVGSLLECQGTLYSHRHHDLFRLFVSCRKALKYIIMAACEKKTEASQSSFAPILPEDSFSALWLFKSVSLVGELQQAVSKDIASQVKDLIFSLMDHTSYVFLTLSKYQISHAVHFFLNAKRPCKEQPFSGNVNEQCNLIESNPCLDSSNCIEAWNDAFLVVKMLKEQAQSLVNYLKDNLCTEKEFLGVDVVNLNKFSSIVSCFSGFLWGLASAINDEDARFHDNKAKSLGWTREHLSELNLCISVFEDFINLFLRMFLVEVDQQPRSYCDALNLKKSEYGPDFLDAEERPLNGSAQAESSSGRQQQKSGAAMACSLSSVIDDNSRKASVRRFQLKDASFAASIMTKVDSFDLQVINKPLLRCLLKGDYPEVAFSLRQLLIASSAILRIKLQINKISSLSSLVPCLAGISQVLLLELVGMVDIPDTFSFVWLDGVLKYLEELGNHFPSDNPTLYGNVYARMIELHLRAMGKCITLQGKRATLASHETESSTKTLHGHIGFSEASHLGPHCLDEFKARLRISFKMFIKKPSRLHLLTVIQTIEKALVGVREGCMSIYDITTGNVAGGKISSIVAAGIDCFDLVIEFVSGRKHLDVVKEHIQSILAGLFNIILHLQNPLIFQRFMHDKGNTNPDSGSVILMCIEVLIRIFGKHALFQMKPWHVAQSLRIPAALFQDFHQIKLSEASISSHSSLILDNEISDRLASKDLSVVDRHFSIDLFAACCRLLYTVLKHHKSECERCISLLEASVSVLLHCLETVDTDSIVRKGYFSWELEEGVKCGCFLRRIYEEIRQQKESVGRHCSQFLANYIYVYSGYGPLKTGIKREIDEALRPGIYALIDACSADDLQYLHTVFGEGPCRNTLATLRHDYKLNFQYEGKV; the protein is encoded by the exons ATGGCTGATTCGGAAGCGAAACCCAAAGAGACACACACGatgaataagaagaagaagaataagagaaaGCTAAGTAGCCTCGAAGAAGGGGCCGAAAGACCTACCAAAACGCACCGTGTTGAACAGTTTGACAAACACTGCGAACAAATAGAGGTCGAGCAGCTTGCTGAAGAGTTGGGACAGAGAGAGCTCGAAGAAGAATCTCCATGGAGGAACCTTCGGCTGATTCTGTCGATTCAGAACAAACAGCTCGAGCTTCACAA GAAGGTGGAATTAGCCTTCCATTTTGTGAAGATGAGGGTCACAGAAGAAGGCAACAGTGCTGATCAAGATTATGAAACTGTGAAGTTATCCCGCTTGATAGTCTTCCTTAATGATTGGGTCCAGTCATTGTTGATACCTTcagagaaaaaattgaaaggtGTTGTTCAAAAACCTGAGGGTGAAGTTATTGAGACATGGTTAGATAGTAGGTGTTGggagattttcaaattttgcttGGAGGAATCATTGAGACTGCAAGTTTCTTTAAATTTCTCACGGAACCTTTTACGGTCTATTTTTGTAATTGCAAAAAATGCAGTGTCTTTAGTGAACAACACATTGTTGAGTTCACAAGAATCGTATTTTATTGGTGAAGGCTTTAAACTGCACAGTATTGTGCTTGATTGTATCTCGTTAGTCTTCTCATCCCATGGTGGCTTGTCGAATGAAAATTTAGACTTGTGGATGTCAACTGTTGATGCAGTGCTTGAGCTTGTCCACAAAGTTTACGTAAAGAACCTTGATAGTGGCAATATGGGTGTTTTTGCCATGCGGTTTTCATGCTTGGTGCTTGAACCATTTGCCATGTTTTTGAGGGTCCACCCAACTCGGAAAACGGGATTTCATGATTTCATTGATAAACTTCTTGAGCCACTGATGCATTTGCTGAGTGTCTTGCATCTTCAAAGTGGTGGAAGTAATTCTCATTGGACAGAAAACTTACTGAAGCTAGTTGAAGAAGTTTTGTTTAATGGGTTGTTTCATCCTATCCACATTGATGGATTTCTGAGCTTATGTGGTACAGAGAAGTATGCAACAACCATTGATGGGGaatccaaaaactcaaaaactgTTATTAAGAGTTATCACAGACACTTATTTGACAAACTGGAAAGAACCCTAACCGAAAAGAAGGTATTGGCAATGGGAGGCATTGGAGAACTATTCCGCTTGCTTGTTCATAGAGTGAAAAAGTTAAAAGGAGTTTCAGTGCTTTCTGCTGATACAAAGATGATAGGGAAAGGAGGAGCTTCAAGGAATTTGGAGGATAACTCATTGGGTCATACATCTAAATTGTATTCTGGCAGTAGTAATGTACATCTAGACAAGAGTTATAGTTCAAGTGGTTTCAATGCAGACACACGAAAGTcgctttttgatttttttgtacaGATTATGGAGCCTCTTTTGCTCAATATTAATACTTATCTTCAAGCTAAACCGGAAGTGAGACCTGAGTTGTTGGAGGTTCATGGCACACTCAAATCTAttaataatttacttgccaGCTTTATGGATGAAAAGGTTTATTTAAGAACAGAGGACAACTCTGAAGGAGCTTGCTTTAATTTCTTGAAGAAGGTTTATGATACTGTTATTTCATTTTCCACCAATTTACTCTGGTTGTCAAAATATGATCTAGAAAACCAGAAGCACATTGGCACGTTAACTTTATTAGCCAATGAGGTATTTGTTGCTGTAGGTTATCTTCTGGAGATTGAATATGAGATTATAGGGAATGACTTGGTAAGCTTGTGGCTTATGATGTTTTCGTACTCAACTATTGGCCTCTCTTTGGTGGATGTGTTAGATCAAAGCTCATTATCTTCCAAAATAGAAGCCTTTGGATGCCAACTGATTAATCTCTATAGCCAGCTTCGCCAG GTGAATAATACTATCTTTGCACTGTGTAAAGCAGTAAGGCTTGTAATATCACATGATGATGGTGGTGAAATAAATTATACCAGATTTATGGCTGCTTTACCTTCTGAAGCTTATGCAAAATCAGTGGGAAATCTATTATCCTCCCAAGACTTTAAGTTTGCTGTTTGTAATGCCATTAAATCTATACCAGAAGGGCAAGCAAGTGGATGTATTAGGCAGTTAACAGAAGATATATCAGAATCTCTGGAATGGATGAAAGTTAATTGTTCAGTGGCTGAGGGAAATGAAATTGGCAATTTGGAGGTAAGTAGTCTGAAATGTTTTGATCAGCAAGCAGAACTGTTGGGAAGAGGATTGTCTGAATTGTATACACTAGTGCTAGATTCAGTGACTGTCACAATTGGTAACAGTAACCTTCTTGGAGTTTCTGTCAAGGACCTGATGACACTACTATGTCCTTGCATGAATAGCCTAGTTGGAGTACAGCCGCTTACTGTCAACAAGTTTCTTTGTTCTGTCACAGGAAGAAATTTTGATGCCGGGAATAAAGATGATTTGCTGAAATTTGGATTTTCCAGTTATTGGGTCTTTGTGTTCTTCTTTCGCTTGTACATGTTTTGCAGAAGCTTATATAGGCAAGCAATCAGCCTTATGCCTCCAGATTTATCAAGAAGGATGTTAGAAGTGATGGGCGATTCATCCACAGCATACTCTGGAAAGGATTGGATGGAGAGGACTGATTGGGATGATGGGGGCTActtttcttggattcaccaacCTTCAACTTCTCTTCTTGTTGTTATACAATCAGTTTCAAATATTTATCTCCAGGATAGCTCTGAAGATTGCTGTCCTTTAATTTATGTATTAAATGCTATGGCTCTTCAGAGGCTTGTTGATTTGAACAGGCAGATAAATTCACTTGAGTACTTGCTGCAGAGTAATGACAATCTGGTGCAAAAAATGTTGCTTGATGATGCTAGCTTGTCACTGTATCGTAAAAGAAGTAGAAAGTGGGCAAGGTGCATCTCTGTTTTGAGGCAAGAGGTGGCAGGTCTAACTGATTACATGATGGGACATCTACTGTTAGTGGCTGAAGGTCAACAGTCAATCTCTTCTGATGATGCAACTCGTGTGGACACATCTGCCCAAGCTCTTCTTGAAACTGAAGAATGGGATTTTAGTATTTGTTCCATGAACAAGAAGTCATTGCCCACTGCTATTTGGTGGATCCTTTGCCAAAATATTGATATTTGGTGCAGTCATACTGCTAAAAAGAAGTTGAAATTGTTCCTCTCACTTTTAATCCATACTTTCATTCCCTCTTCAACAAGCAGCTTTGTGAGGATTGGAAAACAGCACATTAATGAACCCAGCCAGCTGAAGAAAGTCACCATGCATCAAATCTCATCAGAACTTCTAAGTGACTCAATCTTGTATGAACAAAAA TTTGTCCGCAGGTATTTGGCATCAAGGTTTTGCCGTGTATTGGAGAAATCAGTATTACCGTTATTTAAAGATTTTCCATCTGGCAATGTTGAATTGAAGTCATCACCTCATTGGCCAGAGGTTCTTGGTGCACTTGAGAAGTCATCAGTAAAAGTTTCCGGGAGTGAACTTGTTACTTGTGATTGTTTTTCAGATTCAAAATCAATTGCTCATTCATCTGAGAAGCTGCGTACTGAGATTTGCACTGAACAAAAAGCTTTACCCTTCACCGGCTTTAATTTTACATCTTGTCATAGTTTACTTAATCTTTTGTGTTGGATGCCGAAAGGGTATTTAAATTCAAGATCATTCTCAGTTTATGCCACATATATACTCAACCTTGAAAG GGTGGTTGTTGGTAGCTTATTGGAATGTCAGGGTACATTGTACTCACACAGGCATCATGACCTTTTCAGACTGTTTGTTTCTTGCCGGAAGGCcttgaaatatataattatggCAGCTTGTGAGAAGAAGACAGAAGCTagtcaatcctcatttgctcCAATACTCCCTGAAGATTCATTTTCTGCTTTGTGGCTTTTCAAGTCAGTATCTCTGGTGGGTGAGCTTCAACAGGCAGTGTCAAAAGATATTGCGTCTCAAGTTAAAGATTTGATATTTTCATTGATGGATCACACATCATATGTCTTCTTGACATTAAGCAAATATCAAATTAGTCATGCTGTTCACTTCTTTCTCAATGCCAAGAGGCCTTGTAAGGAGCAACCTTTTTCTGGCAATGTCAACGAGCAGTGTAACTTAATTGAATCTAATCCTTGTTTGGATTCCTCCAACTGTATTGAGGCCTGGAATGATGCATTCCTTGTTGTCAAGATGTTGAAGGAACAGGCACAAAGCCTTGTTAACTATCTGAAAGATAACCTTTGTACTGAAAAAGAGTTTCTTGGTGTTGATGTTgtaaatttgaataaattttccTCTATAGTTTCCTGCTTTAGTGGGTTTTTATGGGGTCTAGCTTCTGCAATTAATGATGAAGATGCAAGATTTCATGACAATAAAGCAAAATCATTAGGGTGGACACGTGAACATCTCTCGGAACTCAACCTTTGTATAAGTGTGTTTGAAGATTTCATCAATCTTTTCTTACGTATGTTCCTCGTTGAGGTTGATCAACAGCCCAGAAGTTACTGTGATGCACTAAATCTTAAAAAGTCAGAGTATGGCCCAGATTTTTTGGATGCAGAGGAGCGTCCACTGAATGGCTCTGCCCAGGCTGAAAGTTCAAGTGGTAGACAGCAGCAAAAATCTGGAGCTGCAATGGCTTGCTCATTGTCATCTGTCATTGATGACAACTCTCGAAAAGCTAGTGTTAGAAGGTTCCAGTTGAAAGATGCCAGCTTTGCTGCCAGTATTATGACTAAGGTGGATTCATTTGATCTTCAAGTTATAAATAAGCCTTTGTTGCGATGCTTGCTGAAAGGTGATTATCCTGAAGTAGCATTCTCACTCAGGCAGCTATTAATTGCTTCTTCAGCTATATTGAGGATAAAATTGCAGATAAATAAGATTTCCTCATTGTCAAGCTTGGTGCCCTGTCTTGCTGGCATTTCACAAGTCTTGTTATTGGAATTAGTGGGTATGGTTGACATTCCAGacacattttcttttgtttggttggatggTGTTCTAAAGTATCTGGAAGAGTTGGGAAATCATTTCCCTTCAGATAATCCTACCTTATATGGAAATGTCTATGCCAGGATGATAGAGTTACACTTAAGGGCTATGGGAAAATGCATAACTTTGCAAGGAAAAAGAGCCACTCTAGCATCTCATGAGACAGAGTCAAGTACTAAGACACTCCATGGTCATATAGGATTCTCTGAAGCATCTCATCTTGGGCCACACTGCTTGGATGAATTTAAAGCAAGGTTGagaatttcatttaaaatgttcATAAAGAAACCATCAAGACTGCATCTCTTAACTGTGATACAGACTATAGAGAAAGCACTAGTTGGAGTCCGGGAAGGATGCATGTCAATCTATGACATAACTACTGGAAATGTAGCTGGTGGAAAGATTTCCTCAATAGTTGCAGCTGGAATTGATTGCTTTGATTTGGTTATTGAATTTGTTTCAG GACGCAAACATTTGGATGTAGTGAAAGAACACATTCAGAGCATACTTGCGGGTTTGTTCAACATTATTCTGCACTTGCAGAATCCTTTAATATTCCAGAGATTTATGCATGATAAAGGCAACACTAATCCAGATTCAGGATCTGTCATTCTTATGTGCATTGAAGTACTCATAAGAATTTTTGGGAAGCATGCTCTTTTCCAAATGAAACCCTGGCATGTAGCTCAGTCTTTACGTATACCTGCTGCACTTTTTCAAGATTTCCATCAGATTAAACTTTCTGAAGCTTCCATTTCATCTCATTCTTCCTTGATATTGGATAATGAAATCTCTGATCGACTAGCAAGCAAGGATTTAAGTGTTGTAGATCGGCACTTCTCAATTGACCTATTTGCTGCATGTTGTAGATTATTGTATACCGTTCTTAAGCATCACAAGAG TGAGTGCGAGCGGTGTATTTCTCTACTCGAAGCCTCTGTTTCTGTTCTCCTTCATTGTTTGGAGACTGTGGATACCGATTCAATTGTCAGAAAAGGATATTTTTCGTGGGAATTAGAAGAGGGAGTAAAATGCGGTTGTTTTCTTCGAAGGATTTATGAAGAG